In a genomic window of Streptomyces koelreuteriae:
- a CDS encoding helix-turn-helix domain-containing protein: MSPAVVPPVGARIRQARLERGRSLRALAREVGVSASLVSQIETGKSQPSVSTLYAITTALGISVESLFDARASSPVVGAGTPASLPHALAAFAADPGRRIGPLAVAGERETLELDSGVRWERLGRVPGADVDFLLVTYRPGGSSAGSGGLMRHGGTEYGYLTSGELILTLGFDEYTVRPGDAVCFESTTPHRYRNDGEVPAGGVWFVSGDVQ, encoded by the coding sequence GTGTCACCCGCCGTCGTGCCGCCCGTCGGCGCGCGTATCCGGCAGGCCCGGCTGGAGCGTGGCAGGAGCCTGCGCGCCCTGGCCCGGGAGGTCGGTGTGTCGGCGAGTCTCGTGTCGCAGATCGAGACCGGCAAGAGCCAGCCCTCCGTCAGCACGCTGTACGCGATCACGACGGCCCTCGGGATCTCGGTGGAGTCCCTCTTCGACGCGCGGGCCTCGTCGCCCGTGGTGGGTGCTGGCACGCCGGCTTCCCTCCCGCACGCCCTCGCGGCCTTCGCCGCCGACCCGGGGCGGCGGATCGGCCCGCTGGCCGTCGCGGGGGAGCGCGAGACGCTGGAGCTGGACTCGGGGGTCCGGTGGGAGCGCCTCGGGCGGGTGCCGGGCGCGGACGTCGACTTCCTGCTGGTGACCTACCGGCCCGGCGGCTCCTCCGCGGGCTCCGGCGGACTGATGCGGCACGGGGGCACCGAGTACGGCTATCTGACCTCCGGCGAGCTGATCCTCACCCTCGGTTTCGACGAGTACACGGTGCGCCCGGGCGACGCCGTCTGCTTCGAGTCGACGACTCCCCACCGATACCGCAACGATGGAGAGGTACCCGCTGGGGGCGTCTGGTTCGTGTCGGGCGATGTTCAGTGA
- a CDS encoding SDR family NAD(P)-dependent oxidoreductase translates to MSSVLVVGGTSGMGREFARLRLERGDDVVLTGRDAQRADTVAKEIGARGLALDLARPLEISAALADVGRVDHLVLAGVSRDDNKVTEYDIDAALRLVTLKLVGYTEVVHTLRTRLHDDSAIVLFGGQAKERPYPGATTVATVNAGVRGLMHSLAVELAPVRVNSVHPGVVGDTPYWQAKPEKVLDVLRTETPTGNLATMADVADAVDFLLRNRSVNAVELTVDGGWLLG, encoded by the coding sequence ATGAGCAGTGTCCTTGTCGTCGGAGGCACCTCGGGGATGGGCCGCGAGTTCGCGCGGCTGCGCCTCGAGCGCGGGGACGATGTCGTCCTGACCGGCCGCGACGCCCAGCGCGCCGACACGGTCGCCAAGGAGATCGGCGCCCGGGGCCTCGCCCTCGACCTGGCCCGGCCCCTGGAGATCAGCGCGGCCCTGGCCGATGTCGGACGCGTCGACCATCTGGTGCTCGCGGGTGTCTCCCGGGACGACAACAAGGTGACCGAGTACGACATCGACGCCGCGCTGCGGCTGGTCACCCTCAAGCTCGTCGGCTACACCGAGGTCGTGCACACGCTGCGCACCCGGCTGCACGACGACAGCGCCATCGTGCTGTTCGGCGGACAGGCGAAGGAACGCCCCTATCCGGGCGCGACGACGGTGGCGACGGTCAACGCGGGCGTGCGGGGCCTGATGCACTCCCTCGCCGTGGAGCTGGCCCCCGTCCGGGTCAACTCCGTGCATCCCGGCGTCGTCGGCGACACGCCGTACTGGCAGGCCAAACCGGAGAAGGTGCTCGACGTGCTGCGCACCGAGACGCCCACGGGGAATCTCGCCACGATGGCGGACGTGGCCGACGCGGTCGACTTCCTGCTGCGCAACCGCTCGGTCAACGCGGTGGAACTGACCGTGGACGGGGGGTGGTTGCTGGGCTGA
- a CDS encoding cupin domain-containing protein produces the protein MTNHLVRRAADRPEPPYDGHGHRRRTLVGEDDGSVHTGFGLCELRPDGRVPAHVHSYEETFHILDGAVILDVPDGSYLLEEGDYGLLPTGVPHAWRGAGETGGRWADMLAPVPRARYGHDTQAVPDLPARDPVRIDVRDPRTRTFGHFEPDQMDPAKQSQDLLAVTASMRTALLVYSGITVKMMVDGDLGAVASTMFMVRYASDGVIGTHDHPFEETYLILEGVAEATLDGERYRLEPGDLAWAGAGCVHGFVNAGQGPLRWLETQAPQPPSRHSYRFTRDWDYLRQALEEES, from the coding sequence ATGACGAACCACCTGGTGCGCCGCGCCGCAGACCGGCCCGAGCCGCCGTACGACGGCCACGGCCACCGGCGGCGGACGCTGGTCGGCGAGGACGACGGCAGCGTGCACACCGGCTTCGGCCTCTGCGAACTGCGACCGGACGGCCGTGTGCCCGCCCATGTGCACTCGTACGAGGAGACCTTCCACATCCTCGACGGGGCCGTGATCCTCGACGTGCCCGACGGGTCGTACCTCCTGGAGGAGGGCGACTACGGTCTCCTGCCGACCGGCGTTCCGCACGCCTGGCGCGGGGCCGGGGAGACCGGCGGGCGCTGGGCGGACATGCTGGCCCCCGTGCCCCGGGCGCGCTACGGACACGACACCCAGGCGGTGCCGGACCTGCCCGCCCGCGACCCCGTCCGGATCGATGTCCGCGACCCGCGCACCCGGACCTTCGGGCATTTCGAGCCCGACCAGATGGATCCCGCCAAACAGTCCCAGGACCTGCTGGCCGTCACCGCGAGCATGCGGACCGCGCTGCTGGTCTACAGCGGCATCACCGTGAAGATGATGGTCGACGGCGACCTGGGCGCGGTCGCCTCGACGATGTTCATGGTGCGGTACGCGTCCGACGGCGTCATCGGCACGCACGACCACCCCTTCGAGGAGACGTATCTGATCCTGGAGGGCGTGGCGGAGGCCACCCTCGACGGCGAGCGGTACCGGCTGGAACCCGGGGACCTCGCGTGGGCGGGTGCCGGGTGTGTGCATGGGTTCGTCAACGCCGGGCAGGGGCCCCTGCGGTGGCTGGAGACACAGGCGCCGCAGCCGCCGTCACGGCACTCCTACCGGTTCACGCGGGACTGGGACTACCTGCGCCAGGCGCTTGAGGAGGAGTCATGA
- a CDS encoding Dps family protein, translating into MTAVRSTLSDEARRVSCEALQDTLVDLLGLSLIGKQAHWNVVGPRFRSIHLQLDEVVTAARNFADTVAERSAALGVPPDGRPETVAKTFTLPGPKEGWVRDSDAVRVLAESLQDAVGRLRERIATTEKADLVTQDLLIGITAELEKQRWMFDAENLPREG; encoded by the coding sequence ATGACGGCCGTGAGGAGCACACTGTCCGACGAGGCCCGCCGGGTCTCCTGCGAGGCGCTCCAGGACACCCTGGTCGACCTGCTCGGCCTCTCGCTGATCGGGAAGCAGGCCCACTGGAACGTCGTCGGACCGCGCTTCCGGTCGATCCACCTCCAGCTCGACGAGGTGGTGACGGCCGCCCGGAACTTCGCCGACACGGTCGCGGAGCGGTCCGCGGCGCTCGGTGTGCCGCCGGACGGCAGGCCGGAGACCGTCGCCAAGACGTTCACGCTGCCCGGCCCGAAGGAGGGCTGGGTGCGTGACTCGGACGCCGTGCGGGTACTGGCGGAGTCCCTCCAGGACGCCGTCGGCCGGCTGCGCGAGCGCATCGCCACGACCGAGAAGGCCGACCTGGTCACCCAGGATCTGCTGATCGGCATCACCGCCGAGCTGGAGAAGCAGCGGTGGATGTTCGACGCCGAGAACCTTCCCCGCGAAGGCTGA
- a CDS encoding thiamine pyrophosphate-dependent dehydrogenase E1 component subunit alpha — MEPAGLLAAYERMAVIRRTEKAAHDLFLHGLVKGTTHLAAGQEAIAVGASAALRPDDYVFATYRGHHHALARGATPEECLAELMSRATGLCRAKGGSMHLTKAATGMLGSYAIVGSHLPMAVGAAWSARLRGTEQLAVAFFGDGATNIGAFHESLNLAAVWKLPVLFVCENNLYMEYTPIADVTAVPRPAADRAPAYGIPGEVVDGNDVVAVAEAVGRLAARARAGDGPAVLEAETYRHFGHSRADPATYRPAEEVERWLKHDPLDLARGRLAELGIGAEAVAEADERARAVVERAIEAAKAAPPPDLREALTDVWADGGAAWRT, encoded by the coding sequence ATGGAACCGGCCGGGCTCCTCGCCGCCTACGAGCGGATGGCCGTCATCCGCCGTACGGAGAAGGCCGCCCACGACCTGTTCCTGCACGGCCTGGTGAAGGGCACCACCCATCTCGCCGCCGGGCAGGAGGCGATCGCCGTGGGCGCGAGTGCCGCCCTGCGCCCGGACGACTATGTGTTCGCCACCTACCGGGGCCACCACCATGCCCTCGCCCGGGGTGCCACGCCCGAGGAGTGCCTGGCCGAGCTGATGAGCCGGGCGACCGGGCTGTGCCGGGCCAAGGGCGGCTCCATGCACCTGACCAAGGCGGCCACCGGCATGCTCGGCTCGTACGCCATCGTCGGATCCCATCTCCCCATGGCGGTCGGCGCGGCCTGGTCGGCCCGGCTGCGGGGGACCGAGCAGCTCGCGGTCGCCTTCTTCGGGGACGGGGCCACCAACATCGGCGCCTTCCACGAGTCGCTCAATCTGGCCGCCGTGTGGAAACTGCCCGTGCTGTTCGTGTGCGAGAACAACCTGTACATGGAGTACACCCCCATCGCCGACGTCACGGCGGTGCCCCGGCCCGCCGCCGACCGGGCGCCCGCGTACGGCATCCCGGGCGAGGTCGTCGACGGCAACGACGTGGTGGCCGTGGCGGAGGCGGTGGGGCGGCTCGCGGCGCGGGCCCGTGCGGGAGACGGGCCCGCCGTGCTGGAGGCCGAGACCTACCGGCACTTCGGGCACAGCCGCGCCGACCCCGCGACCTACCGCCCGGCGGAGGAGGTCGAACGCTGGCTGAAGCACGACCCGTTGGACCTCGCCCGGGGACGGCTCGCCGAGCTGGGCATCGGGGCGGAGGCGGTCGCGGAGGCCGACGAGCGGGCCCGGGCCGTCGTGGAGCGGGCGATCGAGGCGGCGAAGGCCGCGCCGCCGCCCGACCTGCGGGAGGCCCTGACCGACGTGTGGGCCGATGGAGGTGCCGCATGGCGGACGTGA
- a CDS encoding alpha-ketoacid dehydrogenase subunit beta encodes MADVITYRDAVAEGIAREMRRDASVVCLGEDIGAAGGVFKTTVGLHKEFGPGRVWDTPISEQAIVGAAMGAALTGMRPVAEIMFSDFLACCWDYLANEIPKVRYMTGGQVTVPLVVRTANGGGLGFGAQHSQATENWALTVPGLKIAAPATPADVIGMLAAAIRSDDPVVFFEHKALLATKGTPPPPGHLVELGRAAVVREGADVTLVALASMVPLALRAADVLSGEGIEAEVIDLRSLVPLDTATVLASLSRTSRLVTVEENPYQGGWGATVVSVVADEGFGLLDAPVRRVTGECVPLPFADALEEQVVPTVDKVVTAVRRLAAY; translated from the coding sequence ATGGCGGACGTGATCACCTACCGGGACGCCGTCGCCGAGGGCATCGCACGCGAGATGCGCCGGGACGCGTCGGTGGTGTGTCTCGGGGAGGACATCGGCGCGGCCGGCGGGGTGTTCAAGACGACCGTGGGGCTGCACAAGGAGTTCGGACCCGGGCGGGTGTGGGACACGCCCATCTCCGAACAGGCCATCGTGGGCGCGGCGATGGGCGCCGCTCTGACCGGGATGCGGCCCGTCGCGGAGATCATGTTCTCCGACTTCCTGGCCTGCTGCTGGGACTATCTCGCCAACGAGATCCCCAAGGTCCGCTACATGACCGGCGGCCAGGTGACCGTGCCGCTCGTCGTGCGCACCGCCAACGGCGGCGGACTGGGCTTCGGCGCCCAGCACTCCCAGGCCACCGAGAACTGGGCGCTGACCGTCCCCGGCCTGAAGATCGCGGCACCGGCGACGCCCGCCGACGTCATCGGCATGCTGGCGGCGGCGATCCGCAGCGACGACCCCGTGGTCTTCTTCGAGCACAAGGCCCTCCTGGCCACCAAGGGGACACCGCCACCGCCCGGTCACCTCGTCGAGCTGGGGCGGGCCGCCGTCGTGCGCGAGGGCGCGGACGTCACCCTCGTCGCGCTGGCCTCCATGGTGCCGCTGGCCCTGCGGGCCGCCGACGTGCTGTCGGGGGAGGGGATCGAGGCGGAGGTGATCGACCTGCGCTCGCTGGTCCCGCTGGACACCGCGACCGTCCTCGCCTCACTGAGCAGGACCTCGCGGCTCGTCACCGTCGAGGAGAACCCGTACCAGGGCGGCTGGGGCGCCACCGTCGTCTCGGTCGTCGCCGACGAGGGCTTCGGCCTGCTGGACGCGCCCGTGCGGCGGGTGACGGGGGAGTGCGTCCCGCTGCCGTTCGCCGACGCGCTGGAGGAGCAGGTCGTCCCCACCGTCGACAAGGTCGTCACGGCGGTCCGAAGACTCGCCGCCTACTGA
- a CDS encoding DUF3140 domain-containing protein — MTDALELDALWEDFHRVVNMTSQELAAWLRTRDADENAEPLPDQAGSETGQHVLAILQKRRTDLTEDDLRVMRNVVDRVTSQVDLENEPLPELTAEDTRRRHRLMTVGHDPLKA, encoded by the coding sequence ATGACCGACGCCCTCGAACTCGACGCGCTGTGGGAGGACTTCCACCGCGTGGTGAACATGACCTCGCAGGAACTCGCGGCCTGGCTGCGGACGCGGGACGCCGACGAGAACGCGGAGCCGCTGCCCGACCAGGCGGGCAGCGAGACCGGACAGCACGTCCTGGCGATCCTCCAGAAGCGGCGCACCGACCTGACCGAGGACGATCTGCGGGTGATGCGGAACGTCGTGGACAGGGTCACCTCGCAGGTGGACCTGGAGAACGAACCGCTGCCGGAGCTGACGGCCGAGGACACGCGCCGCCGGCACCGGCTGATGACCGTCGGCCACGATCCGCTGAAGGCGTAG
- a CDS encoding amidohydrolase family protein codes for MTTRTLLRSGHVISMDPDIGDLPQGDVLVEDGRIAAVRPEISADAEILDMTGRIVIPGFVDTHRHTWETPIRGVAPDATLDDYFVDVLDSFAPLYTPEDVYAGNLAGTLECLNAGITTLVDWSHINNTPDHPDAAIQGLKESGIRAQYAYGSANTSLADYWFESRLVIPGDDVRRIRSTHFTSDDGLLTMGLATRGPGFCTDEVVAAEWALARELGIPITVHVAMGRLAGRFGMVKQLNGMGLLGPDTTYVHCCHFSEEEWRLVADSGGTVSVAPQVELQMGHGWPPVMQAIEHGLRPSLSIDVVTTVPGDMFTQIRAAFGAERARVNADCWQANMPVPSTMLTARQMLELATVNGAHVAGLEDRTGSLTPGKRADIVAIDATAPNTAPVHDSAAVVTLCADVSNVDTVLVDGVIHKRDGRLLADTARARRLVEESRDRLLAAKEAKGERAPA; via the coding sequence ATGACCACAAGGACACTGCTGCGCTCCGGTCACGTGATCTCGATGGACCCCGACATCGGGGACCTGCCCCAGGGGGACGTCCTCGTCGAGGACGGCAGGATCGCGGCCGTACGGCCCGAGATCAGCGCCGACGCCGAGATCCTCGACATGACCGGCCGCATCGTCATCCCCGGCTTCGTCGACACCCACCGCCACACCTGGGAGACCCCGATCCGGGGCGTCGCCCCCGACGCCACCCTCGACGACTACTTCGTCGACGTCCTCGACAGCTTCGCACCCCTCTACACCCCGGAGGACGTCTACGCCGGCAACCTCGCGGGCACGCTCGAATGCCTCAACGCCGGCATCACCACGCTCGTCGACTGGTCCCACATCAACAACACCCCCGACCACCCGGACGCCGCGATCCAGGGCCTCAAGGAATCCGGCATCCGGGCGCAGTACGCGTACGGCAGCGCCAACACCTCCCTCGCCGACTACTGGTTCGAGAGCAGGCTCGTGATCCCGGGCGACGACGTGCGCAGGATCCGCTCGACGCACTTCACCTCCGACGACGGCCTGCTGACCATGGGCCTCGCCACCCGCGGACCCGGCTTCTGCACCGACGAGGTCGTCGCCGCCGAATGGGCCCTCGCGCGCGAGCTGGGCATCCCGATCACCGTGCACGTCGCCATGGGGCGCCTCGCCGGCCGCTTCGGCATGGTCAAGCAGCTCAACGGCATGGGGCTCCTCGGCCCGGACACCACCTACGTCCACTGCTGCCACTTCAGCGAGGAGGAGTGGCGGTTGGTCGCCGACAGCGGCGGCACGGTGTCGGTCGCACCGCAGGTGGAGCTCCAGATGGGGCACGGCTGGCCGCCCGTGATGCAGGCGATCGAGCACGGACTGCGGCCCTCGCTCAGCATCGACGTCGTCACCACCGTGCCCGGCGACATGTTCACCCAGATCCGCGCCGCCTTCGGCGCCGAACGCGCCCGGGTCAACGCCGACTGCTGGCAGGCCAACATGCCGGTGCCCAGCACCATGCTGACAGCGCGGCAGATGCTGGAACTCGCCACCGTCAACGGCGCCCATGTCGCGGGTCTGGAGGACCGTACCGGCTCCCTGACCCCCGGCAAGCGCGCCGACATCGTCGCGATCGACGCCACCGCGCCGAACACCGCCCCCGTGCACGACTCGGCAGCCGTCGTGACCCTGTGCGCGGACGTGTCCAACGTCGACACCGTCCTGGTCGACGGCGTGATCCACAAGCGCGACGGGAGGCTGCTCGCCGACACCGCGCGGGCCCGCCGGCTCGTCGAGGAGTCCCGGGACCGGCTCCTCGCGGCGAAGGAGGCGAAGGGGGAGAGGGCTCCCGCATGA
- a CDS encoding SAM-dependent methyltransferase: MSESHTPPSGSARLNTGVAHNARVWNYWIGGKDNYEVDQRVGEHVAGMFPIIRDIARADREFLGRAVSFLASERGVRQFLDIGTGLPTADNTHEIAQRIAPDARIVYVDNDPIVLVHARTLLTGTQDGVTAYIDADVHDPDAILERAGQTLDLTRPVAVMMLGILNFVLDTDKARDIVRRVMAAVPSGSFLVLTHPTFDDDLGGAGQIPAMTFWNENATPPITARGGKDIAAFFEGLDLLEPGLVSCGQWHAEPGSAVLVPQFGAVAVKP; this comes from the coding sequence GTGAGTGAGAGCCACACCCCGCCGAGCGGCTCGGCGCGGCTGAACACCGGTGTGGCGCACAACGCCCGCGTGTGGAACTACTGGATCGGCGGCAAGGACAACTACGAGGTCGACCAGCGGGTCGGCGAGCACGTCGCCGGCATGTTCCCGATCATCCGGGACATCGCCCGGGCGGACCGGGAGTTCCTGGGCCGGGCCGTGTCGTTCCTGGCCTCCGAGCGCGGCGTGCGGCAGTTCCTCGACATCGGCACGGGGCTGCCGACGGCGGACAACACCCACGAGATCGCCCAGCGGATCGCGCCCGACGCACGGATCGTCTACGTCGACAACGACCCGATCGTGCTGGTGCACGCCCGCACCCTGCTGACGGGCACCCAGGACGGCGTCACCGCCTACATCGACGCCGATGTGCACGACCCGGACGCCATCCTGGAACGGGCCGGGCAGACCCTCGACCTCACCCGGCCCGTCGCCGTCATGATGCTGGGCATCCTCAACTTCGTGCTGGACACCGACAAGGCCCGGGACATCGTGCGCCGCGTGATGGCGGCGGTCCCCTCCGGCAGCTTCCTGGTCCTCACCCACCCCACCTTCGACGACGATCTCGGCGGCGCGGGCCAGATACCGGCGATGACGTTCTGGAACGAGAACGCCACGCCCCCGATCACCGCCCGCGGCGGCAAGGACATCGCCGCGTTCTTCGAGGGGCTCGACCTGCTCGAACCGGGCCTGGTGTCGTGCGGCCAGTGGCATGCCGAGCCCGGCTCTGCCGTGCTGGTACCGCAGTTCGGCGCGGTGGCCGTGAAGCCCTGA
- a CDS encoding thiolase family protein, with amino-acid sequence MRPVHFAAARRTPIGKLRGSLSSVRPDDLAATVIRALAGDVPALDPARVDDVYWGAANQAGEDNRNVARMAALLAGLPESVPGATVNRLCASGLEAVTTAARTIAAGEADVVIAGGSESMSRAPFVLPRPDEALPHRIETVDTRLGWRLVNPAMRDLHGLLSMGETAEEVAARHGIDRERQDDFALRSHQRAALARKNGHFDDELLPVERPDGVVVDTDECVREDTSYEKLSRLKPVFRDGGTVTAGNASPMNDGAAGLLLVSEEALNDLGLQSLGRYVAGASAGVHPDVMGIGPVPATRKALARAGWSVGDLEEAEFNEAFAAQALACVDQLGIDPDLVNPSGGAIALGHPLGCSGARILTTLLHRMRRTGAERGLATMCVGVGQGSALLVERA; translated from the coding sequence GTGCGTCCCGTCCACTTCGCGGCCGCCCGCCGCACCCCCATCGGCAAGCTCAGGGGATCCCTCTCCTCGGTGCGGCCCGACGACCTCGCCGCGACCGTGATCCGCGCCTTGGCCGGGGACGTGCCCGCGCTGGACCCGGCCCGCGTCGACGACGTCTACTGGGGCGCCGCCAACCAGGCCGGCGAGGACAACCGCAACGTCGCCCGCATGGCGGCCCTGCTCGCCGGACTCCCCGAGTCCGTCCCCGGGGCCACGGTCAACCGGCTCTGCGCGTCAGGTCTGGAGGCCGTGACCACGGCCGCCCGCACCATCGCCGCCGGCGAGGCCGACGTCGTGATCGCGGGCGGCTCCGAGTCGATGAGCCGCGCCCCCTTCGTCCTGCCCCGCCCCGACGAGGCCCTGCCCCACCGCATCGAGACCGTCGACACCCGCCTCGGCTGGCGCCTGGTCAACCCCGCGATGCGGGATCTGCACGGCCTGCTCTCCATGGGCGAGACGGCGGAGGAGGTCGCCGCGCGCCACGGCATCGACCGCGAACGCCAGGACGACTTCGCCCTGCGCAGCCACCAACGCGCCGCCCTCGCCCGCAAGAACGGTCACTTCGACGACGAACTCCTGCCCGTGGAACGCCCCGACGGCGTGGTCGTCGACACCGACGAATGCGTCCGCGAGGACACCTCGTACGAGAAGCTGTCCCGGCTGAAGCCGGTCTTCCGGGACGGCGGCACGGTCACCGCGGGCAACGCCTCCCCGATGAACGACGGCGCCGCCGGTCTCCTCCTGGTCAGCGAGGAGGCCCTCAACGACCTGGGCCTTCAGTCCCTCGGCCGCTACGTCGCCGGCGCCTCCGCCGGTGTCCACCCCGACGTGATGGGCATCGGGCCGGTCCCCGCCACCCGCAAGGCCCTGGCCCGCGCCGGCTGGAGCGTCGGCGACCTGGAGGAGGCCGAGTTCAACGAGGCGTTCGCGGCCCAGGCCCTCGCCTGCGTCGACCAGCTCGGCATCGACCCCGACCTGGTCAACCCCAGCGGCGGCGCCATCGCCCTCGGCCACCCCCTGGGCTGCTCGGGCGCC
- a CDS encoding M24 family metallopeptidase produces the protein MAIRTYGPNAVDWEERIDLDRLRRQRLARLHESLNRSELGAVLSFDFANIRYMTATHIGTWAMDKLIRFALLVRDGEPVVWDFGSAARHHQLYNPWLDYSDGKDGPPTGARAGISTLRGAFHPDAGIAEDVAAKIAAELRAHGLANEPLGVDVAEMPVLAALRAEGIDVVDGQQVFLEARRIKTGDEIALLTQACSMVDAAYEELYGHLRPGVRENECVGVVSKVLYDLGSEYVEGVNAISGERCSPHPHVYSDRLIRPGDPAFFDILHSHLGYRTCYYRTFAVGSASRAQRDAYVRCREYMDQAIALVRPGATTADIVRVWPRAEEFGFADETAAFALQYGHGVGLSIWEKPIFSRLVSLDHPEVLQEGMVFALETYWPAADGWSAARIEEELVVTADGCEVITKFPAEELLIAGRKYWTVGGELNTCRESQSHLNTGSP, from the coding sequence ATGGCGATCCGCACATACGGCCCCAACGCCGTCGACTGGGAAGAGCGCATCGACCTGGACCGGCTGCGCCGGCAACGGCTGGCCCGGCTGCACGAGTCCCTGAACCGGTCCGAGCTGGGCGCGGTGCTCAGCTTCGATTTCGCCAACATCCGCTATATGACGGCCACACACATCGGCACCTGGGCGATGGACAAGCTGATCCGCTTCGCCCTGCTGGTCCGCGACGGCGAACCGGTCGTCTGGGACTTCGGCTCCGCCGCCCGCCACCACCAGCTGTACAACCCGTGGCTGGACTACAGCGACGGCAAGGACGGCCCGCCCACCGGCGCCCGCGCCGGCATCTCCACCCTGCGCGGCGCCTTCCACCCGGACGCCGGGATCGCCGAGGACGTGGCCGCCAAGATCGCCGCCGAGCTGCGCGCGCACGGGCTGGCGAACGAACCGCTCGGCGTCGACGTCGCCGAGATGCCGGTCCTCGCCGCCCTGCGCGCCGAGGGCATCGACGTCGTCGACGGACAGCAGGTCTTCCTGGAGGCCCGCCGGATCAAGACCGGCGACGAGATCGCCCTGCTCACCCAGGCCTGCTCCATGGTCGACGCGGCCTACGAGGAGCTCTACGGACACCTGCGCCCCGGCGTCCGCGAGAACGAGTGCGTCGGGGTCGTCAGCAAGGTCCTGTACGACCTCGGCAGCGAGTACGTCGAGGGCGTCAACGCCATCTCGGGCGAGCGCTGTTCACCGCACCCGCATGTCTACAGCGACCGTCTGATCCGGCCCGGCGACCCGGCCTTCTTCGACATCCTGCACAGCCACCTCGGCTACCGCACCTGCTACTACCGCACCTTCGCCGTGGGCAGCGCCTCCCGCGCGCAACGGGACGCGTATGTGCGCTGCCGGGAGTACATGGACCAGGCGATCGCCCTGGTCCGGCCCGGGGCCACCACCGCCGACATCGTCCGGGTCTGGCCGCGCGCCGAGGAGTTCGGCTTCGCCGACGAGACCGCCGCCTTCGCCCTGCAGTACGGCCACGGCGTCGGCCTGTCGATCTGGGAGAAGCCGATCTTCAGCCGCCTGGTCTCCCTCGACCACCCCGAAGTCCTCCAGGAGGGCATGGTGTTCGCCCTGGAGACCTACTGGCCGGCCGCCGACGGCTGGTCCGCCGCCCGGATCGAGGAGGAACTGGTCGTCACCGCCGACGGCTGCGAGGTCATCACCAAGTTCCCCGCCGAGGAACTGCTGATCGCGGGCCGCAAGTACTGGACGGTGGGCGGCGAGCTGAACACCTGCCGGGAGTCGCAGTCGCATCTGAACACCGGGTCGCCGTGA